The DNA sequence CAAGCTGTTCGAAGTCTGCCGCCTGCGCAGCGTGCCGATCATCACCTTCATCAACAAGGTGGACCGCGAAGGCCGCAGCGGGTTCGAGCTGCTGGACGAAGTGGCCGACATGCTGGCGCTGGATGTTTCGCCGCAGAGCTGGCCCGTGGGCATGGGCGGCCTGTTCCAGGGCGTGCTCGATTTCGCCAGCGGCGCGGTCAGCCGGCCCGAGGGCGACAGCAAGGAATTCCTCGGCAAGCGCGACGTCGATGCGGCGCTGCCTCCCGAAGTGGCCGAAGAGGTGGAGCTGGCGCAGGCCGGCTATGCCGAATTCGATCTGGACGCCTATCGCAATGGCGATCTGACGCCGGTCTATTTCGGCTCCGCGCTCAAGAACTTCGGCGTGACCGAACTGATCGAGGCGATCGCCGGCTTCGCCCCGCCGCCGCGCCCGCAGCCGTCCGAAACCGGGCCGGTAACGCCCGATCGCGACGAGGTGACCGGCTTCATCTTCAAGGTGCAGGCCAATATGGACCCGCAGCACCGTGACCGGATCGCCTTCATGCGCATGGTCTCCGGCACCTTCCGCCGCGGCATGAAGCTGACGCCTTCCGGCCTGGGCAAGCCGATCGCGGTGCATTCCCCCATCCTCTTCTTCGCGCAGGATCGCGAAATCGCCGACACGGCCGAGGCAGGGGACATCATCGGCATCCCCAACCACGGCACGCTGCGCGTGGGTGACACGCTGAGCGAGAAGAACGACGTGCGCTTCACCGGCCTGCCCAATTTCGCACCGGAAATCCTCCGCCGGGTGCAATTGCGCGATCCCACCAAGACTAAGCAATTGCGCAAGGCGCTGGACGATCTGAGCGAAGAAGGCGTGATCCAGGTGTTCTACCCGGAGATTGGCGCCCAGTGGATCGTCGGCGTGGTCGGCCAGCTGCAGCTGGAAGTGCTCGTTTCGCGGCTGGAGGCGGAATACAAGGTGGAAGCGGTGCTGGAACCTTCCCCCTTCG is a window from the Altererythrobacter sp. B11 genome containing:
- a CDS encoding peptide chain release factor 3; the encoded protein is MTSNRRTFAIISHPDAGKTTLTEKLLLQGGAIHLAGEVKARGQARRARSDWMKIEQQRGISVTSSVMTFERDGVTFNLLDTPGHEDFSEDTYRTLTAVDSAIMVIDAAKGIEPQTRKLFEVCRLRSVPIITFINKVDREGRSGFELLDEVADMLALDVSPQSWPVGMGGLFQGVLDFASGAVSRPEGDSKEFLGKRDVDAALPPEVAEEVELAQAGYAEFDLDAYRNGDLTPVYFGSALKNFGVTELIEAIAGFAPPPRPQPSETGPVTPDRDEVTGFIFKVQANMDPQHRDRIAFMRMVSGTFRRGMKLTPSGLGKPIAVHSPILFFAQDREIADTAEAGDIIGIPNHGTLRVGDTLSEKNDVRFTGLPNFAPEILRRVQLRDPTKTKQLRKALDDLSEEGVIQVFYPEIGAQWIVGVVGQLQLEVLVSRLEAEYKVEAVLEPSPFATARWLKGSDAAMKNFEDFNRANLARDRDGDLVFMARSPWDVGYQQEKNPDLTFSATKER